In Lentilitoribacter sp. Alg239-R112, the following proteins share a genomic window:
- the rpsG gene encoding 30S ribosomal protein S7, with protein sequence MSRRHSAEKRVINPDPKFGDLVVSKFMNAIMMHGKKSVAETIVYGAFDQVEEKAKSEPVAMFHQALENVAPHVEVRSRRVGGATYQVPVDVRPERRQALAIRWLIAAARKRNETTMVERLSGELLDAANNRGSAVKKREDTHKMAEANRAFAHYRW encoded by the coding sequence ATGTCACGTCGTCACAGTGCAGAAAAGCGCGTTATCAACCCAGATCCAAAGTTCGGTGATTTGGTTGTGTCAAAATTTATGAATGCAATTATGATGCACGGTAAAAAATCCGTCGCTGAAACCATTGTTTATGGTGCCTTCGATCAGGTTGAAGAAAAAGCCAAATCTGAGCCAGTTGCAATGTTCCATCAGGCGCTTGAAAATGTCGCTCCACACGTTGAAGTTCGCTCTCGTCGCGTTGGTGGTGCAACATATCAGGTTCCTGTAGATGTGCGCCCAGAACGTCGTCAGGCTCTTGCTATTCGCTGGTTGATTGCTGCTGCTCGTAAGCGCAACGAAACAACAATGGTTGAGCGCCTTTCAGGTGAGCTTCTAGATGCTGCAAACAACCGTGGTTCTGCTGTTAAGAAACGCGAAGACACTCACAAAATGGCTGAAGCTAACCGTGCTTTTGCTCATTATCGCTGGTAA
- the fusA gene encoding elongation factor G translates to MARGYPIKDYRNFGIMAHIDAGKTTTTERILYYTGKSHKIGEVHDGAATMDWMEQEQERGITITSAATTTFWDNERTGKKCRFNIIDTPGHVDFTIEVERSLRVLDGAIALLDANAGVEPQTETVWRQADKYNVPRMIFCNKMDKIGADFYRSYDMVKSRLGAVPVAVQLPIGAEDQFAGVVDLIEMNAIVWRDESLGAAWDVVEIPDDLKEKAVEWRETMIEQIVEIDDEAMDAYLEGNMPDNDKIRELIRRGTIDVSFFPMFCGTAFKNKGVQPLLDAVVDFLPSPIDIPAIAGIDVKTEEETTRPASDEEPLSMLAFKVMNDPFVGSLTFARIYSGSINKGSSVLNTVKDKRERVGRMLEMHSNSREDIDVAYAGDIVALAGLKETTTGDTLCDPLKPVILERMEFPDPVIQIAIEPKTKGDQEKMGIALNRLAAEDPSFRVKSDEESGQTIIAGMGELHLDILVDRMRREFNVEATVGAPQVAYRETITKTYEADYTHKKQSGGTGQFARVKIIFEPNEQAEEFEFVSKIVGGNVPKEYIPGVEKGIQSVLTSGPLAGFPMLGVKATLMDGAYHDVDSSVLAFEIASRACFREAAPRAGAQLLEPIMKVEVVTPEDYVGDVIGDLNSRRGQIQGQETRGVAVVINAHVPLANMFKYVDNLRSMSQGRAQYSMVFDHYAAVPSNVSQEIQAKYAS, encoded by the coding sequence ATGGCTCGTGGATACCCAATTAAAGATTATCGTAACTTTGGCATCATGGCTCACATTGATGCTGGTAAGACTACAACAACCGAACGTATCCTGTATTACACAGGTAAGTCGCATAAAATCGGCGAAGTTCATGATGGCGCAGCCACAATGGACTGGATGGAGCAAGAGCAAGAGCGTGGTATTACTATTACGTCTGCTGCGACAACGACTTTCTGGGATAATGAGCGTACTGGTAAGAAATGCCGTTTCAATATCATTGATACTCCTGGCCATGTTGACTTCACGATTGAAGTTGAACGTTCATTGCGTGTTCTTGATGGTGCTATCGCGCTTCTAGATGCCAATGCTGGTGTTGAGCCTCAAACTGAAACTGTTTGGCGTCAGGCTGATAAGTATAACGTTCCTCGTATGATCTTCTGTAACAAAATGGATAAGATTGGCGCGGATTTCTATCGCTCATACGATATGGTTAAGTCACGTTTGGGTGCTGTGCCTGTTGCTGTTCAACTTCCAATCGGTGCTGAAGATCAATTTGCAGGTGTTGTCGATCTCATCGAAATGAATGCCATTGTGTGGCGTGATGAGTCACTAGGTGCTGCTTGGGATGTTGTGGAAATTCCCGACGACCTTAAAGAAAAAGCTGTTGAATGGCGTGAGACAATGATCGAGCAGATCGTTGAAATCGATGATGAGGCAATGGATGCTTATCTTGAAGGTAACATGCCTGATAACGATAAGATCCGTGAGCTTATCCGTCGTGGTACGATCGATGTTTCTTTCTTCCCAATGTTCTGTGGTACAGCATTTAAAAACAAAGGTGTTCAGCCTTTGCTTGATGCAGTGGTTGATTTCCTTCCTTCTCCAATTGATATTCCAGCTATTGCCGGTATTGATGTTAAAACAGAAGAAGAAACAACACGTCCTGCTTCTGATGAAGAGCCGCTTTCAATGCTTGCATTTAAAGTTATGAACGATCCGTTTGTTGGTTCTTTGACGTTTGCTCGTATCTATTCTGGTTCAATCAATAAAGGTTCGTCTGTTCTTAACACCGTTAAAGATAAGCGCGAACGTGTTGGCCGTATGTTGGAAATGCACTCAAACTCTCGTGAAGATATCGATGTAGCCTATGCTGGTGACATTGTGGCTCTTGCTGGTTTGAAAGAAACAACAACTGGTGACACTCTTTGTGATCCGCTTAAGCCTGTTATTCTTGAGCGCATGGAATTCCCTGATCCGGTTATTCAGATTGCGATTGAGCCTAAGACTAAGGGTGACCAAGAAAAAATGGGTATCGCACTTAATCGTTTGGCGGCTGAAGATCCATCATTCCGCGTTAAGTCTGACGAAGAATCCGGCCAAACTATTATTGCTGGTATGGGTGAACTTCACCTTGATATTCTCGTTGATCGTATGCGTCGTGAATTTAATGTTGAAGCAACTGTTGGTGCGCCTCAGGTTGCTTATCGTGAAACAATCACGAAAACATATGAAGCTGACTACACACACAAGAAACAATCTGGTGGTACTGGTCAATTTGCGCGCGTTAAAATCATCTTTGAACCAAATGAACAAGCTGAAGAGTTTGAGTTTGTTTCAAAAATTGTTGGTGGTAACGTTCCAAAAGAATACATTCCTGGTGTTGAAAAAGGTATCCAGAGTGTTCTGACTTCTGGTCCGCTTGCAGGATTCCCGATGCTTGGTGTTAAAGCGACATTGATGGATGGTGCATACCATGATGTTGACTCCTCTGTTCTTGCGTTTGAGATCGCATCTCGTGCATGTTTCAGAGAAGCTGCTCCTCGTGCTGGTGCTCAATTACTTGAGCCAATCATGAAGGTCGAAGTTGTTACACCTGAAGATTATGTCGGTGATGTAATTGGTGATTTGAATTCACGTCGTGGTCAAATCCAAGGTCAGGAAACACGCGGTGTTGCCGTAGTTATCAATGCTCACGTTCCTTTAGCGAACATGTTCAAATATGTTGATAACCTACGTTCTATGTCTCAGGGCCGTGCGCAATATTCAATGGTCTTTGATCACTATGCGGCTGTGCCAAGTAATGTATCACAAGAGATTCAAGCGAAATACGCTTCTTAA
- a CDS encoding CatB-related O-acetyltransferase, with the protein MTLPNPAERNPLVLPDGSRDSATVFLNAVIDHPNIEVGAYTYYHDDDHPEDYARTLAPYLFPGAPEALQIGKFCQIAKGVQFITATANHPMTGISTYPFAIFNSERFGTYRASLPRGEDTVIGNDCWIGREAVIMPGATLGNGVIVATRAVVTGHVPDYAIVGGNPAKVIRKRFSKSDIAKLLELAWWDWEPDHIAQAIPAIEGGDVDALAAMAK; encoded by the coding sequence ATGACACTTCCTAATCCCGCGGAGCGAAACCCGCTTGTCTTGCCAGATGGTTCGCGCGACAGCGCAACGGTCTTTTTAAACGCCGTTATCGATCATCCGAATATCGAGGTGGGCGCCTATACGTATTACCATGATGATGATCATCCTGAGGATTATGCGCGCACGCTTGCGCCATATCTGTTTCCCGGAGCGCCAGAGGCATTGCAGATCGGCAAATTTTGCCAGATCGCCAAGGGCGTGCAATTTATAACAGCAACCGCAAACCATCCCATGACGGGCATTTCAACCTATCCATTCGCCATTTTCAATTCCGAACGTTTTGGCACCTATCGCGCCAGTCTGCCACGGGGCGAAGACACTGTGATTGGCAATGATTGCTGGATCGGACGCGAAGCCGTCATCATGCCCGGTGCTACACTTGGCAATGGAGTCATCGTGGCCACGCGCGCGGTGGTGACTGGCCATGTGCCAGACTATGCTATTGTGGGCGGCAATCCGGCCAAGGTGATCAGAAAGCGCTTCTCAAAAAGCGACATTGCAAAACTGCTAGAGCTTGCTTGGTGGGATTGGGAACCAGATCACATTGCGCAGGCAATACCCGCCATTGAAGGCGGCGATGTTGACGCGCTTGCAGCGATGGCGAAATGA
- a CDS encoding L,D-transpeptidase, which produces MLSRRQIIAGSLATLAALPTTHALAKKKFVLPRKFKPRRVNYRNDLKPGTIVVDPANHFLYFIENNRKARRYGVGVGRAGLAFKGSAIIKRKAEWPRWTPTQNMIRREPKKYTKYAGGLAGGINNPLGARALYLYKNGRDTHFRIHGTNQPSSIGQSVSSGCIRMINAHVEDLYNRVPLGARVIVI; this is translated from the coding sequence ATGCTTTCTAGACGACAAATCATTGCGGGTTCGCTTGCGACCCTTGCAGCACTGCCGACAACACATGCGCTTGCCAAAAAGAAATTTGTACTGCCGCGCAAATTCAAGCCAAGACGTGTGAACTATCGCAACGACCTTAAGCCTGGCACGATCGTTGTTGATCCGGCAAACCACTTTTTGTATTTCATTGAGAACAACCGCAAAGCGCGCAGATATGGCGTTGGCGTAGGGCGCGCTGGTCTGGCCTTTAAAGGTTCTGCCATCATCAAGCGGAAGGCAGAATGGCCACGCTGGACACCAACGCAAAACATGATCCGCCGCGAGCCGAAGAAATATACAAAATATGCAGGTGGATTAGCGGGCGGGATCAACAACCCACTCGGCGCGCGTGCGCTTTACCTTTATAAAAATGGTCGAGATACGCATTTCCGCATCCACGGCACAAACCAGCCTTCATCCATAGGCCAATCGGTTTCATCAGGCTGTATCCGCATGATCAATGCGCATGTTGAGGACCTGTATAATCGCGTGCCACTGGGCGCACGGGTCATTGTGATCTAG
- the tuf gene encoding elongation factor Tu yields the protein MAKEKFERNKPHVNIGTIGHVDHGKTSLTAAITKFFGDFKAYDEIDGAPEERARGITISTAHVEYETENRHYAHVDCPGHADYVKNMITGAAQMDGAILVCSAADGPMPQTREHILLARQVGVPAIVVFLNKVDQVDDEELLELVEMEVRELLDSYEFPGDDIPIIKGSALAALEDSDKTIGEDAIRALMAEVDTYIPTPERPIDQPFLLPIEDVFSISGRGTVVTGRVERGVINVGEEIEIVGIRDTSKTTCTGVEMFRKLLDRGEAGDNVGVLLRGIDREGVERGQILCKPGSVKPHTKFAAEAYILTKEEGGRHTPFFTNYRPQFYFRTTDVTGVVSLQEGTEMVMPGDNVTVDVELIVPIAMEDQLRFAIREGGRTVGAGIVASITE from the coding sequence ATGGCAAAGGAAAAGTTTGAGCGCAATAAGCCTCACGTAAACATTGGCACGATTGGTCACGTTGATCATGGTAAAACGAGTTTGACAGCTGCTATCACGAAATTTTTTGGTGATTTTAAAGCTTACGACGAGATTGATGGTGCTCCCGAAGAGCGCGCACGTGGTATTACGATTTCGACAGCTCACGTTGAGTACGAAACAGAGAACCGTCACTATGCGCACGTTGATTGCCCAGGTCACGCCGATTACGTTAAAAACATGATCACTGGTGCGGCTCAAATGGATGGTGCTATCCTTGTTTGTTCAGCGGCTGATGGCCCGATGCCACAAACACGCGAGCACATTTTGCTTGCGCGTCAGGTTGGTGTTCCTGCGATCGTTGTTTTCCTGAACAAAGTTGACCAAGTTGATGATGAAGAGCTACTTGAACTTGTTGAAATGGAAGTTCGTGAACTTCTCGACAGCTATGAGTTCCCGGGTGATGATATTCCGATCATCAAAGGTTCTGCTTTGGCAGCTCTTGAAGATTCAGACAAAACAATTGGTGAAGATGCTATTCGTGCATTGATGGCTGAAGTTGATACTTATATCCCAACTCCAGAACGTCCAATTGATCAGCCATTCCTTCTTCCTATTGAAGATGTGTTCTCAATTTCAGGCCGTGGTACAGTTGTAACGGGTCGTGTTGAGCGTGGCGTTATCAATGTTGGTGAAGAGATCGAGATTGTTGGTATCCGTGATACATCTAAAACAACATGTACTGGTGTTGAGATGTTCCGTAAGCTTCTTGATCGTGGTGAAGCTGGCGATAATGTTGGTGTTCTACTTCGTGGTATCGACCGTGAAGGTGTTGAGCGTGGGCAAATTCTTTGTAAGCCTGGTTCAGTTAAGCCACACACAAAGTTTGCTGCAGAAGCATATATCTTGACTAAAGAAGAGGGTGGTCGTCACACACCATTCTTTACCAACTACCGTCCACAGTTCTACTTCCGTACAACTGATGTGACTGGTGTTGTGTCTTTGCAAGAAGGTACAGAAATGGTGATGCCAGGCGATAATGTAACAGTCGACGTTGAGTTGATCGTTCCAATCGCGATGGAAGACCAGCTTCGCTTTGCGATCCGTGAAGGCGGTCGTACAGTCGGTGCCGGTATCGTTGCATCAATCACTGAATAA
- a CDS encoding trypsin-like peptidase domain-containing protein has translation MKKLMTYLITIIAIALSVILLTLSYSLALAQGLPGSLPYDEKRGVLSFSNVLNPAFKSVTLIHSGSSSANGSFIPKSVGSGVIIDGQKGLIITNSHVVTGSNRFRIQLADHRWLDAELVGTDAPSDIALLKTGPLPNQIQIADSDLSRVGDVVFALGYPLGLKQTLTFGIISGLSRNSGGASLNDFIQTDAAINSGNSGGALLNSKGELIGINTSIISQSGGSIGIGFSVPSRMALSVAKQLEKFGEVRRGAVGIVINHVSEEDSKRVGIDNWDGATIVRIEEGSPADIAGLQAGDVITKFNNRHVTTADSLRAWIGVSEAETPLEFTYLREGKPPETIIVHARALNITPVSGLNSIGINVRPISESDNIPEKVKGIFIHKLDEGSPAELAGLMQGDVIVAVNDEFAASRQVCDRLVHEAEGIARFVVYRGNMLIPIIVQF, from the coding sequence ATGAAAAAACTGATGACATATTTAATAACGATAATAGCAATCGCCCTCTCAGTGATACTTCTGACATTGTCTTATTCTCTTGCATTAGCGCAAGGGTTACCAGGTTCCCTGCCCTATGATGAAAAACGCGGGGTGCTAAGTTTTTCAAATGTTTTAAATCCGGCATTCAAATCCGTTACACTCATACATTCAGGTTCATCTTCTGCAAATGGAAGTTTTATCCCAAAGTCAGTCGGTTCCGGCGTAATTATCGATGGGCAAAAAGGCTTAATCATCACAAACTCGCATGTCGTGACAGGAAGTAACCGTTTTCGTATCCAATTGGCTGATCACAGGTGGTTGGATGCAGAATTGGTTGGAACAGATGCCCCATCAGATATTGCTCTACTAAAGACGGGTCCGTTACCGAACCAAATTCAAATTGCCGATTCCGATCTTAGTCGCGTTGGTGATGTTGTGTTTGCGCTTGGATATCCGCTCGGTTTGAAACAAACTCTGACCTTTGGCATTATCAGCGGCTTATCGCGCAATTCCGGTGGCGCAAGCCTGAATGACTTTATTCAAACAGATGCAGCCATTAATTCAGGAAATTCTGGCGGCGCACTTTTAAACAGTAAAGGCGAGCTTATCGGTATTAACACGTCAATCATTTCGCAATCAGGCGGCAGCATTGGCATTGGCTTTTCTGTCCCGTCAAGAATGGCGCTTTCTGTCGCCAAACAGCTAGAAAAGTTTGGCGAAGTTCGACGTGGTGCAGTTGGCATCGTCATTAATCACGTTTCAGAAGAGGATTCAAAACGCGTTGGAATAGATAATTGGGATGGTGCAACAATAGTTCGTATTGAAGAAGGTTCGCCAGCAGATATTGCAGGTCTCCAAGCGGGTGATGTTATCACCAAATTCAACAACAGACATGTCACCACAGCAGACAGCTTACGTGCTTGGATTGGTGTCAGCGAAGCAGAAACACCACTTGAGTTTACCTATTTGCGAGAAGGCAAACCACCTGAGACAATAATAGTCCATGCACGAGCGCTAAACATAACACCAGTCTCTGGCCTCAACTCAATTGGCATAAATGTCAGACCAATATCTGAAAGTGATAACATTCCAGAAAAAGTCAAAGGCATCTTCATTCACAAACTCGACGAAGGTTCACCGGCTGAACTAGCAGGTTTAATGCAAGGCGATGTGATCGTGGCCGTTAATGATGAATTCGCAGCAAGCAGGCAAGTATGTGATCGCCTTGTACATGAAGCAGAGGGCATTGCTAGGTTTGTGGTCTATCGCGGGAATATGCTTATTCCGATTATTGTGCAGTTTTGA
- the rpsL gene encoding 30S ribosomal protein S12 produces MPTVNQLIRKPRKAPIKRSKVPAMEQNPQKRGVCTRVYTTTPKKPNSALRKVAKIRLTNGFEVIGYIPGEGHNLQEHSVVMIRGGRVKDLPGVRYHVIRGVLDTQGVKDRKQRRSKYGAKRPK; encoded by the coding sequence ATGCCTACAGTAAACCAGCTAATTCGTAAGCCTCGCAAGGCACCGATTAAGCGTTCAAAAGTTCCGGCAATGGAGCAAAACCCACAAAAACGTGGTGTTTGTACTCGTGTTTATACAACAACTCCTAAGAAGCCTAACTCAGCGCTTCGTAAAGTTGCCAAGATCCGTTTGACCAATGGTTTTGAGGTTATCGGCTATATTCCTGGTGAAGGCCATAATCTTCAAGAGCACTCTGTTGTGATGATCCGCGGCGGCCGTGTGAAAGATTTGCCGGGTGTTCGTTATCACGTCATCCGTGGTGTTCTTGATACGCAAGGTGTTAAGGATCGTAAACAGCGTCGCTCTAAATATGGTGCGAAGCGTCCTAAGTAA
- the rlmF gene encoding 23S rRNA (adenine(1618)-N(6))-methyltransferase RlmF, with translation MATKTMLHTRNQHREGYDFVRLIAQSPKLKAFAISNPVGQTTIDFQDALAVRMLNQALLKTYYNINFWDIPANYLCPPIPGRVDYIHYLADLLADDNNQKIPRGRKIKALDIGTGASLVYPLIGQSEYGWHFTGVDIDPAAIKSAQLICQSNKLKITLRRQKIHENILRGVIEPHDSYHITLCNPPFHTSIEQANKGTQRKWRNLGKGYSKELNFGGQNTELWYPGGEIKFIASMVEQSMEFADQCLWFSSLVSKKDNLQPLCKILGKANVAEFKVVEMAQGQKTSRFIAWTYITKSQRTLYMSGASK, from the coding sequence ATGGCCACTAAAACTATGCTACACACTCGTAATCAACATAGAGAAGGTTACGATTTTGTGCGTTTAATTGCACAGTCACCGAAGCTTAAGGCATTCGCGATCAGTAACCCTGTCGGTCAGACAACTATTGATTTTCAAGACGCGTTGGCGGTCCGTATGCTTAATCAGGCATTGCTAAAGACATATTACAATATAAATTTTTGGGATATTCCTGCTAATTATCTATGCCCTCCTATACCCGGTCGTGTCGACTACATCCACTATTTGGCCGACTTGCTTGCCGACGACAACAATCAAAAAATTCCCCGAGGGCGTAAGATCAAAGCGTTAGACATAGGCACCGGTGCTAGCTTAGTGTACCCCCTTATTGGCCAGAGTGAATATGGCTGGCACTTTACTGGCGTCGACATAGACCCGGCTGCTATCAAATCGGCACAGCTAATTTGCCAATCTAATAAACTGAAAATCACCCTCAGACGACAAAAGATACATGAAAATATCCTGAGAGGGGTAATCGAACCTCACGACTCTTATCACATCACCCTGTGCAATCCACCTTTTCATACTTCTATAGAGCAAGCTAATAAAGGCACCCAACGTAAATGGCGTAACCTTGGCAAGGGGTATTCAAAAGAACTCAATTTTGGCGGTCAAAACACAGAACTTTGGTATCCGGGTGGCGAGATAAAGTTTATCGCTAGCATGGTTGAACAGAGCATGGAGTTCGCCGATCAGTGCCTGTGGTTTAGCTCATTGGTGTCGAAAAAAGATAACCTCCAGCCACTCTGCAAAATTTTAGGAAAGGCAAATGTTGCTGAGTTTAAAGTCGTCGAAATGGCGCAAGGGCAAAAAACAAGTCGTTTTATTGCTTGGACTTACATTACAAAAAGTCAACGAACTTTGTATATGAGTGGAGCGAGTAAATAG